In Sphingobium amiense, a genomic segment contains:
- a CDS encoding XdhC family protein, translating to MNDNGAVIAKALEWRGAPMALATVVSTWGSAPRPRGSHMIVHADGRFEGSISGGCVESDVLQRAAEVIAGRDAHLQTYGVADGDAWEVGLPCGGEIAVLVQPVSGKGFPPALFERIMEESGQGRALTLCTDLATGITREGRAEGEFLNRYDPPRRLLIVGAVQIAQSLVPLAQAIGVTPVVIDPRGRFLTPERFPGVELDDRWPDEAVAARAPGEATAVVTLSHDIKIDDPALAAALRAPTGYIAALGSRRSHAARLERLGAAGFGAEDLARIDGPAGLDIRAVGAAEIALSIAAGMIAGFNAVC from the coding sequence ATGAACGACAATGGCGCGGTGATCGCGAAGGCGCTCGAATGGCGCGGCGCGCCGATGGCGCTGGCGACGGTGGTGTCGACCTGGGGATCGGCCCCGCGCCCACGCGGCAGCCATATGATCGTCCATGCCGATGGCCGTTTCGAAGGCAGCATATCAGGCGGCTGCGTCGAAAGCGACGTGCTGCAACGCGCCGCCGAGGTGATCGCCGGGCGGGACGCGCATCTTCAGACCTACGGCGTCGCCGACGGCGATGCGTGGGAGGTGGGGCTGCCCTGCGGCGGCGAGATCGCGGTGCTGGTGCAGCCGGTGAGCGGCAAGGGCTTCCCGCCCGCCCTGTTCGAACGCATCATGGAGGAAAGCGGGCAGGGCCGCGCGCTGACGCTCTGCACCGATCTTGCCACCGGGATCACGCGCGAGGGAAGGGCGGAGGGCGAGTTCCTCAACCGTTACGATCCGCCCCGGCGGCTGCTGATCGTGGGGGCGGTGCAGATCGCGCAGAGTCTGGTGCCACTGGCGCAGGCGATCGGGGTGACGCCGGTGGTGATCGACCCGCGCGGGCGTTTCCTGACGCCCGAGCGCTTTCCCGGCGTCGAGCTGGACGACCGCTGGCCCGACGAGGCGGTGGCGGCGCGCGCGCCCGGCGAGGCGACGGCGGTGGTGACGCTGAGCCATGACATCAAGATCGACGATCCCGCGCTCGCGGCGGCGCTGCGTGCGCCGACCGGCTATATCGCGGCGCTGGGATCGCGCCGCAGCCATGCCGCCCGGCTGGAGCGGCTCGGCGCGGCGGGCTTCGGGGCGGAGGATCTGGCGCGGATCGACGGGCCTGCAGGGCTGGACATCCGGGCGGTC
- a CDS encoding S24 family peptidase, with the protein MDESQHARIALDRLIAERGENYADLSRLIGRNPAYIQQFIKRGTPRKLDEDDRRVLARYFGVAEEMLGAAAPDPARLATRGRRLPAVVAVPRLALGASAGVGSLDDDERAAGALAFDAGWLRHMGVRPQRVSIIRVDGESMAPTLNDGDDIMVDHDDAADRLRDGIYVLRLDGVLMVKRVAMGPLRGRFSVLSDNAHYPDWADIDPELVDIVGRVVWTGRRLH; encoded by the coding sequence ATGGATGAATCTCAGCACGCCCGCATCGCTCTCGACCGGCTGATCGCCGAACGGGGGGAGAATTATGCCGATCTGTCGCGGCTGATCGGGCGCAATCCCGCCTATATCCAGCAGTTCATCAAGCGCGGCACGCCCCGCAAGCTGGACGAGGACGACCGGCGCGTTCTGGCGCGCTATTTCGGCGTGGCGGAAGAAATGCTGGGGGCGGCCGCGCCCGATCCGGCGCGCCTCGCCACGCGCGGGCGCAGGCTGCCCGCGGTCGTCGCCGTGCCCCGGCTGGCGCTGGGCGCATCGGCGGGCGTGGGATCGCTCGACGACGATGAGCGGGCGGCGGGCGCGCTGGCGTTCGACGCGGGCTGGCTGCGCCACATGGGGGTGCGACCGCAGCGCGTGTCGATCATCCGCGTCGACGGCGAATCGATGGCGCCCACGCTCAACGATGGCGACGACATCATGGTCGACCATGACGATGCCGCCGACCGGCTGCGCGACGGCATCTATGTGCTGCGGCTCGACGGCGTGCTGATGGTGAAGCGCGTGGCGATGGGGCCGCTGCGCGGACGCTTCAGCGTCCTGAGCGACAACGCCCATTATCCCGACTGGGCCGACATCGACCCCGAACTGGTCGACATTGTCGGGCGCGTCGTGTGGACCGGGCGGCGGTTGCACTAG
- a CDS encoding TIGR04063 family PEP-CTERM/XrtA system glycosyltransferase: MTRILHVLDHSLPLHSGYTFRTRAILRAQVARGWEVRGITGHRHTAQGPLVEEVDGLIFHRTPGIAAEGNPLIREWRDIAAHADAIDALVRQWRPDIIHAHSPVLNAMAAQKVAKRHGLPLIYEIRAFWEDAAVGNGTGVEGSPRYWLTRQLETHAVRQADAVAVICEGLRGDLIARGVDPARIVVSPNGVDMDQFGTPVPRDPALTAKLGLEDADVVGFIGSFYDYEGLDDLIAAMPRLVRARPKAKLLLVGGGPREDALRDQATASPFADRIRFVGRVPHDEVEHYYAQVDVLAYPRKAMRLTDLVTPLKPLEAMAQGRLVAASGVGGHRELIEDGVTGTLFAPDDPAAIAQALAGLFAQRAQWDERRAAARAFVEAERNWAANILRYEPVYERLLARPADARAAA; encoded by the coding sequence ATGACTCGCATTCTTCATGTGCTGGACCACAGCCTGCCGCTGCACAGCGGCTACACCTTCCGGACACGGGCGATCCTGCGCGCGCAGGTGGCGCGGGGCTGGGAGGTGCGCGGCATCACCGGGCACCGCCACACCGCGCAGGGACCGCTGGTGGAGGAGGTCGACGGTCTCATCTTCCACCGCACGCCCGGCATCGCGGCGGAGGGCAATCCGCTGATTCGCGAATGGCGCGACATCGCCGCCCATGCCGACGCCATCGACGCGCTGGTGCGGCAATGGCGGCCGGACATCATCCACGCCCATTCCCCCGTGCTGAACGCCATGGCGGCGCAGAAAGTGGCGAAGCGTCACGGCCTGCCCCTGATCTACGAGATTCGCGCCTTCTGGGAGGATGCGGCGGTCGGCAACGGCACCGGCGTCGAGGGCAGCCCGCGTTACTGGCTGACGCGTCAGCTCGAAACCCATGCGGTGCGGCAGGCGGATGCGGTGGCGGTGATCTGCGAAGGGCTGCGCGGCGACCTGATCGCACGTGGCGTCGATCCCGCCCGGATCGTCGTGTCGCCCAACGGCGTCGATATGGACCAGTTCGGCACGCCGGTGCCGCGCGACCCGGCGCTGACGGCGAAGCTGGGGCTGGAAGATGCCGATGTCGTCGGCTTCATCGGCAGCTTCTATGATTATGAAGGGCTGGATGACCTGATCGCCGCCATGCCGCGACTCGTGCGCGCCCGGCCGAAGGCGAAGCTGCTGCTGGTGGGCGGCGGCCCGCGCGAGGATGCGCTGCGCGATCAGGCGACGGCATCGCCCTTCGCCGACCGCATCCGCTTCGTCGGGCGCGTGCCGCATGACGAGGTCGAACATTATTATGCGCAGGTCGACGTGCTTGCCTATCCGAGGAAAGCGATGCGCCTCACCGATCTGGTGACGCCATTGAAGCCGCTGGAGGCGATGGCGCAGGGGCGGCTGGTTGCGGCGTCGGGCGTTGGCGGCCATCGCGAACTGATCGAGGATGGCGTCACCGGCACGCTGTTCGCTCCGGACGATCCGGCGGCGATCGCGCAGGCTCTCGCGGGTCTGTTCGCGCAGCGGGCGCAGTGGGACGAGCGCCGCGCCGCCGCCCGCGCCTTCGTCGAGGCTGAGCGTAACTGGGCCGCCAACATCCTGCGCTACGAACCCGTTTACGAGCGGCTGCTCGCCCGCCCCGCCGACGCGCGGGCGGCGGCCTGA
- a CDS encoding putative O-glycosylation ligase, exosortase A system-associated — protein MRDLFFLAFLGLFGVMGLRRPFLLVALYAYIDIVSPQRLSYFLLNAIPISAIAFALMVGAWLAVDDKKDCRFSARQGLMLLLLAWCGYTTMTADFPLEAMTKWNWVWKAIVAGVFLPLVLRTRLRIEALALFMILCASTIIINGGMKTALSGGGYGVLNLMVENNSGLYEGSIISCVAISLIPLILWFTHHGTVFPPDWRVKLFAYCLCFACMLMPIGTEARTGLVCLVILAGMMLMRSKRKFVYAPLLAFAGLAAIPFLPASFTDRMKTIENHQGDESASTRVAVWMWTLDYVKQHPGGGGFDNYLANSFTYHTRETVSDGAGTRVESRLVTDKGRAYHSAYFEMLGEQGYFGFALWALLHGICFIRTEAIRRRFRTRDGPQDAWIAPFALALQQGHVVYMIGSLFVGIAYQPFIFMMLALQIGLDTYVSRRAKDAARRDLQAALVARQGLPA, from the coding sequence ATGCGTGACCTCTTCTTCCTCGCCTTTCTGGGGCTGTTCGGCGTCATGGGCCTCAGGCGCCCGTTCCTGCTGGTCGCGCTCTACGCCTATATCGACATCGTCTCGCCCCAGCGGCTGTCCTATTTCCTGCTCAACGCCATTCCCATCTCCGCCATCGCCTTCGCGCTGATGGTGGGGGCGTGGCTGGCGGTGGACGACAAGAAGGACTGCCGCTTCTCCGCGCGGCAGGGGCTGATGCTGCTGCTGCTCGCCTGGTGCGGCTACACCACCATGACCGCCGACTTCCCGCTGGAGGCGATGACGAAATGGAACTGGGTGTGGAAGGCGATCGTCGCGGGCGTGTTCCTTCCCCTCGTCCTGCGCACAAGGCTGCGGATCGAGGCGCTGGCGCTTTTCATGATCCTGTGCGCGAGCACGATCATCATCAACGGCGGCATGAAGACGGCGCTGTCGGGCGGCGGCTACGGCGTGCTCAACCTGATGGTAGAGAATAACAGCGGCCTTTACGAAGGCTCCATCATCTCCTGCGTCGCCATCTCGCTGATCCCGCTCATCCTCTGGTTCACGCATCATGGCACAGTTTTCCCGCCCGACTGGCGCGTGAAGCTCTTTGCCTACTGCCTGTGCTTCGCCTGCATGCTGATGCCCATCGGCACCGAAGCGCGCACCGGCCTTGTCTGCCTCGTCATACTTGCGGGCATGATGCTGATGCGGTCAAAGCGGAAATTCGTCTACGCGCCGCTGCTCGCCTTCGCGGGCCTCGCCGCCATCCCCTTCCTGCCCGCGAGCTTCACCGACCGGATGAAGACCATCGAGAATCATCAGGGCGACGAAAGCGCCTCCACCCGCGTCGCTGTGTGGATGTGGACGCTCGACTATGTGAAGCAGCACCCCGGCGGCGGCGGGTTCGACAATTATCTCGCCAACAGCTTCACCTACCACACCCGCGAAACGGTGAGCGACGGCGCGGGCACGCGCGTCGAAAGCCGCCTCGTCACCGACAAGGGCCGCGCCTATCACAGCGCCTATTTCGAGATGCTGGGCGAACAGGGCTATTTCGGTTTCGCCCTCTGGGCGCTGCTGCACGGCATCTGTTTCATCCGCACCGAAGCGATCCGCCGCCGCTTCCGCACCCGCGACGGACCGCAGGACGCGTGGATCGCGCCCTTCGCTCTCGCGCTCCAGCAGGGGCATGTCGTCTATATGATCGGATCGCTGTTCGTGGGCATCGCCTATCAGCCCTTCATCTTCATGATGCTCGCGCTCCAGATCGGGCTGGACACCTATGTCAGCCGCCGTGCGAAGGACGCGGCGCGGCGCGATCTTCAGGCGGCGCTGGTCGCCCGGCAGGGGCTGCCCGCATGA
- a CDS encoding type 1 glutamine amidotransferase domain-containing protein → MPSVDQSRILIVATDGFEQSELFDPRQSLIDAGAKVTLASPATDPIQGMKHDEKGDTITPDITLDQVKIEEYDGLLLPGGVANPDTLRTNDKAVEIVRNFAVSGKPVAAICHGPWLLVEADVVDGRTVTSWPSVRTDLANAGASVVDREVVVDGNLITSRKPDDIPAFVDAFKAAVADVATADA, encoded by the coding sequence ATGCCATCCGTTGACCAAAGCCGTATCCTGATCGTCGCCACCGACGGTTTTGAGCAGTCCGAACTGTTCGATCCGCGCCAGAGCCTGATCGACGCAGGCGCGAAAGTGACGCTCGCCTCGCCCGCGACCGATCCCATTCAGGGCATGAAGCATGATGAGAAGGGCGACACGATCACCCCCGACATCACATTGGATCAGGTGAAGATCGAGGAATATGACGGGCTGCTGCTGCCCGGCGGTGTCGCCAATCCCGATACGCTGCGCACCAACGACAAGGCCGTCGAGATCGTGCGCAACTTTGCCGTATCGGGCAAGCCGGTCGCCGCGATCTGCCACGGGCCGTGGCTGCTGGTGGAGGCCGATGTGGTCGACGGGCGGACGGTTACGTCATGGCCCTCGGTCCGCACCGACCTTGCCAATGCGGGGGCGAGCGTCGTGGATCGCGAAGTGGTGGTCGACGGCAATCTCATCACCAGCCGCAAGCCGGACGATATTCCCGCCTTCGTCGACGCCTTCAAGGCTGCCGTAGCGGATGTTGCCACAGCGGACGCCTGA
- a CDS encoding DNA topoisomerase IB — MPQPSVTHADHSIPGITRRALKRGWAYYDATGDRITDRDEIDRLNRIALPPAYRDCWFCPSPWGHIQAVGYDDRGRRQYRYHPDFRAAREAEKYAGCPEFGRALPRLRARLESDLSKRGLRKDRTVAAVVRLLDLAKLRVGNEHYATTNNSFGATTLRRRHVDLNGKSLTLRFRAKSGKEQQQTITDARLLRFVRQVQDLPGQHLFQYLDENGDPRPITSNDVNAYIAEAMGGPFTAKHFRTWGATAIAFGTLADGHVTLKQLLDPVAQALGNTPAISRKSYVHPALIALCHEGQDEWRAGLRLPRRTRYLSREERGLIAFLDAISDCAPLPKAA; from the coding sequence ATGCCCCAGCCCAGCGTCACCCATGCGGACCACAGCATTCCCGGCATCACGCGCCGCGCCCTGAAACGCGGCTGGGCCTATTATGACGCGACGGGCGATCGCATCACCGACCGGGACGAGATCGACCGGCTCAACCGCATCGCCCTGCCGCCCGCCTATCGCGACTGCTGGTTCTGCCCGTCGCCATGGGGCCATATTCAGGCGGTGGGCTACGATGACCGGGGTCGCCGCCAATATCGCTATCACCCCGATTTCCGCGCCGCGCGCGAGGCGGAGAAATATGCCGGCTGCCCCGAATTCGGGCGCGCCCTGCCCCGGCTGCGCGCGCGCCTCGAAAGCGACCTGTCGAAGCGCGGGCTGCGCAAGGACAGGACCGTCGCTGCGGTCGTGCGCCTGCTCGATCTCGCCAAGCTGCGCGTGGGCAACGAACATTATGCGACGACCAACAACAGTTTCGGCGCGACCACGCTGCGCCGCCGCCATGTCGACCTCAACGGCAAATCGCTGACGCTCCGCTTCCGCGCCAAGTCGGGCAAGGAACAGCAGCAGACGATCACCGACGCGCGGCTGCTCCGCTTCGTGCGGCAGGTGCAGGATCTGCCGGGGCAGCACCTCTTCCAGTATCTCGACGAGAACGGCGATCCGCGCCCGATCACCTCGAACGACGTCAACGCCTATATCGCCGAGGCCATGGGCGGTCCCTTCACCGCCAAGCATTTCCGCACATGGGGCGCCACCGCCATCGCGTTCGGGACGCTGGCCGATGGCCACGTGACGCTGAAGCAACTGCTCGACCCGGTGGCGCAGGCGCTGGGCAACACCCCCGCGATCAGCCGCAAAAGCTATGTTCACCCCGCCCTGATCGCGCTCTGTCACGAAGGGCAGGACGAATGGCGCGCAGGGCTTCGCTTGCCGCGCCGGACGCGCTATCTCTCGCGCGAGGAACGCGGCCTCATCGCCTTCCTCGACGCTATTTCGGATTGCGCCCCGCTGCCCAAGGCGGCGTGA